A single region of the Acipenser ruthenus chromosome 57, fAciRut3.2 maternal haplotype, whole genome shotgun sequence genome encodes:
- the LOC117971210 gene encoding serine/threonine-protein kinase BRSK2-like isoform X1 yields the protein MTARMSTKDSSAAAQSAQYVGPYRLEKTLGKGQTGLVKLGVHCITGQKVAIKIVNREKLSESVLMKVEREIAILKLIEHPHVLKLHDVYENNKYLYLVLEHVSGGELFDYLVKKGRLTPKEARKFFRQIISALDFCHNHSICHRDLKPENLLLDEKNNIRIADFGMASLQVGDSLLETSCGSPHYACPEVIRGEKYDGRRADVWSCGVILFALLVGALPFDHDNLRQLLEKVKSGVFHMPHFIPPDCQALLKGMIEVNPDKRLSLEDIQKHSWYLGGRNEPAPEQPPPRKMTVPRIASLTELDPDVLDSMYSLGCFRDRGKLTRDLQNEEDNQEKMIYYLLLDRKERYPSCEDEDLPPRNDLDPPRKRVDSPMLSRHGRCRPERKSMEVLSVTDAGSPTPPRRALDTAQHSQRSRSVSGASTGLSSSPLSSPRSPVFTFSPSDVAAAAREPRPSPAPAPRGPQPSHRVPDPKTQTLPAKVSEKTHLHPIKSLPLRDSPSPTSPSPASSTSTASPSPFPSVSLPTARFFFFPSKPPSKCVPPAPAPLLQVTPHPSPRGSPLPTPLGTPVHGPPPPRGEGSSGSGSSCSAGSVTPPSSPGVGGSSSAHWRTRLNSFKNNLLGSPRFHRRKMQVPTSEDMSSLTPESSPELAKKSWFGNFISMEKEEQIFVVIRDKPLSSIKADIVHAFLSIPSLSHSVISQTSFRAEYKSSGGPSVFQKPVKFQVDITYSEGGASESRKENGIYSVTFTLISGPSRRFKRVVETIQAQLLSSHDQPSVQALADEKNGQLSRAPGTPTRQNSRRSEGEVAELHRRGSGKDKARLLPSNGTQSQP from the exons gTCTGGTGAAACTGGGAGTGCACTGTATAACTGGACAGAAAGTGGCCATCAAGATTGTCAACAGAGAAAAACTCTCCGAGTCTGTCCTCATGAAG GTGGAGCGGGAGATCGCCATCCTCAAGCTGATTGAACACCCCCACGTTCTGAAGCTCCACGATGTGTACGAGAACAACAAGTACCT GTACCTGGTTCTGGAGCACGTCTCGGGCGGAGAGCTTTTCGATTACCTCGTGAAAAAGGGCCGACTCACCCCCAAGGAGGCGCGCAAATTCTTCCGCCAGATCATCTCGGCTCTAGATTTCTGCCACAACCACTCCATctg tcaCAGAGACCTGAAGCCGGAGAACCTGCTCCTGGATGAGAAGAACAACATCCGCATCGCTGACTTCGGCATGGCGTCCCTGCAGGTGGGAGACAGCCTGCTGGAGACCAGCTGTGG CTCTCCTCACTACGCTTGTCCGGAGGTGATCAGG GGAGAGAAGTACGACGGCCGCAGAGCAGACGTGTGGAGCTGCGGGGTCATTCTGTTTGCACTGCTGGTG GGGGCGCTCCCGTTCGATCACGATAACCTGCGGCAGCTCTTGGAGAAGGTGAAGAGCGGAGTGTTCCACATGCCTCACTTCATCCCCCCCGACTGCCAGGCCCTGCTGAAAGGCATGATCGAGGTCAACCCAGACAAGAGGCTGTCG CTGGAGGACATTCAGAAGCACTCCTGGTACCT GGGGGGTCGTAACGAGCCGGCCCCCGAGCAGCCCCCCCCTCGCAAGATGACTGTGCCGAGGATCGCCTCGCTGACCGAGCTGGACCCCGACGTGCTGGACAGCATGTACTCGCTGGGCTGCTTCCGAGACCGGGGCAAGCTGACCAGAGACCTGCAGAACGAGGA agATAACCAGGAGAAGATGATCTACTACCTGCTGCTCGATCGCAAGGAGAGATACCCGAGCTGTGAGGATGAAGACCTGCCCCCCCGAAATGACTTGG ACCCCCCTCGGAAGCGCGTGGACTCTCCCATGCTTTCCCGTCACGGCCGCTGTCGCCCCGAGAGGAAGTCCATGGAAGTTCTGAGCGTGACTGACGCGGGGTCTCCCACCCCACCTCGCAGGGCTCTCGATACTGCCCAGCACAGCCAGAG GTCCCGCTCTGTGAGCGGTGCTTCAACAGGCCTCTCCTCCAGCCCTCTCAGCAGCCCCAGG agccCCGTATTCACATTCAGCCCATCCGACGTGGCGGCCGCCGCCAGGGAGCCCCGCCCATCGCCCGCGCCCGCCCCCCGAGGACCCCAGCCGTCCCACCGGGTGCCCGACCCCAAAACGCAAACCCTGCCAGCCAAGGTGTCGGAAAAAACCCACCTCCATCCCATCAAGTCCCTCCCTCTCCGCGACTCCCCCTCCCCTACCTCCCCTTCCCCCGCCTCTTCCACCTCGACCGCCTCTCCTTCCCCCTTCCCTTCCGTCTCACTCCCCACCGCTCGCTTCTTCTTCTTCCCTTCCAAACCGCCTTCCAAATGTGTAccccctgctcctgctcctctcctgcaggtcacccctcacccctctccccgGGGCAGCCCCCTGCCCACCCCCCTGGGCACCCCGGTCCACGGGCCCCCCCCACCGcggggggaaggcagcagtggcAGTGGGAGCAGCTGCAGCGCGGGCTCAGTCACCCCGCCCTCCAGCCCTGGCGTGGGGGGCAGCAGCTCGGCTCACTGGAGGACCCGACTCAACTCCTTCAAGAACAACCTGCTGGGGTCCCCTCGCTTCCACAGGAGGAAGATGCAAG TCCCGACATCGGAAGACATGTCCAGCTTGACCCCAGAATCTTCTCCAGA GTTGGCGAAAAAGTCCTGGTTTGGGAATTTTATCAGCATGGAAAAGGAGGAGCAGATCTTCGTGGTGATCAGAGACAAGCCACTGAGCTCCATCAAGGCTGATATCGTCCATGCCTTCCTGTCA ATTCCCAGTCTCAGCCACAGCGTGATCTCCCAGACCAGCTTCCGGGCAGAGTACAAGTCTTCCGGAGGGCCCTCGGTGTTCCAGAAGCCGGTGAAGTTCCAGGTGGACATCACGTATTCCGAGGGGGGGGCGTCCGAGAGCAGGAAAGAGAACGGGATCTACTCCGTGACCTTCACCCTCATATCAG gcccCAGTCGCCGTTTCAAGAGGGTGGTGGAGACAATACAAGCCCAGCTTCTCAGCTCTCATGACCAGCCCTCTGTGCAGGCTCTAGCAG atgagAAGAATGGTCAGCTCTCTCGAGCTCCCGGCACTCCGACACGTCAGAACTCCCGACGGTCGGAGGGCGAGGTGGCGGAGCTTCACCGCAGGGGGTCAGGCAAGGACAAAGCCCGCCTCCTCCCTTCCAATGGGACGCAATCCCAGCCGTAA
- the LOC117971210 gene encoding serine/threonine-protein kinase BRSK2-like isoform X2, with product MTARMSTKDSSAAAQSAQYVGPYRLEKTLGKGQTGLVKLGVHCITGQKVAIKIVNREKLSESVLMKVEREIAILKLIEHPHVLKLHDVYENNKYLYLVLEHVSGGELFDYLVKKGRLTPKEARKFFRQIISALDFCHNHSICHRDLKPENLLLDEKNNIRIADFGMASLQVGDSLLETSCGSPHYACPEVIRGEKYDGRRADVWSCGVILFALLVGALPFDHDNLRQLLEKVKSGVFHMPHFIPPDCQALLKGMIEVNPDKRLSLEDIQKHSWYLGGRNEPAPEQPPPRKMTVPRIASLTELDPDVLDSMYSLGCFRDRGKLTRDLQNEEDNQEKMIYYLLLDRKERYPSCEDEDLPPRNDLDPPRKRVDSPMLSRHGRCRPERKSMEVLSVTDAGSPTPPRRALDTAQHSQRSRSVSGASTGLSSSPLSSPRVTPHPSPRGSPLPTPLGTPVHGPPPPRGEGSSGSGSSCSAGSVTPPSSPGVGGSSSAHWRTRLNSFKNNLLGSPRFHRRKMQVPTSEDMSSLTPESSPELAKKSWFGNFISMEKEEQIFVVIRDKPLSSIKADIVHAFLSIPSLSHSVISQTSFRAEYKSSGGPSVFQKPVKFQVDITYSEGGASESRKENGIYSVTFTLISGPSRRFKRVVETIQAQLLSSHDQPSVQALADEKNGQLSRAPGTPTRQNSRRSEGEVAELHRRGSGKDKARLLPSNGTQSQP from the exons gTCTGGTGAAACTGGGAGTGCACTGTATAACTGGACAGAAAGTGGCCATCAAGATTGTCAACAGAGAAAAACTCTCCGAGTCTGTCCTCATGAAG GTGGAGCGGGAGATCGCCATCCTCAAGCTGATTGAACACCCCCACGTTCTGAAGCTCCACGATGTGTACGAGAACAACAAGTACCT GTACCTGGTTCTGGAGCACGTCTCGGGCGGAGAGCTTTTCGATTACCTCGTGAAAAAGGGCCGACTCACCCCCAAGGAGGCGCGCAAATTCTTCCGCCAGATCATCTCGGCTCTAGATTTCTGCCACAACCACTCCATctg tcaCAGAGACCTGAAGCCGGAGAACCTGCTCCTGGATGAGAAGAACAACATCCGCATCGCTGACTTCGGCATGGCGTCCCTGCAGGTGGGAGACAGCCTGCTGGAGACCAGCTGTGG CTCTCCTCACTACGCTTGTCCGGAGGTGATCAGG GGAGAGAAGTACGACGGCCGCAGAGCAGACGTGTGGAGCTGCGGGGTCATTCTGTTTGCACTGCTGGTG GGGGCGCTCCCGTTCGATCACGATAACCTGCGGCAGCTCTTGGAGAAGGTGAAGAGCGGAGTGTTCCACATGCCTCACTTCATCCCCCCCGACTGCCAGGCCCTGCTGAAAGGCATGATCGAGGTCAACCCAGACAAGAGGCTGTCG CTGGAGGACATTCAGAAGCACTCCTGGTACCT GGGGGGTCGTAACGAGCCGGCCCCCGAGCAGCCCCCCCCTCGCAAGATGACTGTGCCGAGGATCGCCTCGCTGACCGAGCTGGACCCCGACGTGCTGGACAGCATGTACTCGCTGGGCTGCTTCCGAGACCGGGGCAAGCTGACCAGAGACCTGCAGAACGAGGA agATAACCAGGAGAAGATGATCTACTACCTGCTGCTCGATCGCAAGGAGAGATACCCGAGCTGTGAGGATGAAGACCTGCCCCCCCGAAATGACTTGG ACCCCCCTCGGAAGCGCGTGGACTCTCCCATGCTTTCCCGTCACGGCCGCTGTCGCCCCGAGAGGAAGTCCATGGAAGTTCTGAGCGTGACTGACGCGGGGTCTCCCACCCCACCTCGCAGGGCTCTCGATACTGCCCAGCACAGCCAGAG GTCCCGCTCTGTGAGCGGTGCTTCAACAGGCCTCTCCTCCAGCCCTCTCAGCAGCCCCAGG gtcacccctcacccctctccccgGGGCAGCCCCCTGCCCACCCCCCTGGGCACCCCGGTCCACGGGCCCCCCCCACCGcggggggaaggcagcagtggcAGTGGGAGCAGCTGCAGCGCGGGCTCAGTCACCCCGCCCTCCAGCCCTGGCGTGGGGGGCAGCAGCTCGGCTCACTGGAGGACCCGACTCAACTCCTTCAAGAACAACCTGCTGGGGTCCCCTCGCTTCCACAGGAGGAAGATGCAAG TCCCGACATCGGAAGACATGTCCAGCTTGACCCCAGAATCTTCTCCAGA GTTGGCGAAAAAGTCCTGGTTTGGGAATTTTATCAGCATGGAAAAGGAGGAGCAGATCTTCGTGGTGATCAGAGACAAGCCACTGAGCTCCATCAAGGCTGATATCGTCCATGCCTTCCTGTCA ATTCCCAGTCTCAGCCACAGCGTGATCTCCCAGACCAGCTTCCGGGCAGAGTACAAGTCTTCCGGAGGGCCCTCGGTGTTCCAGAAGCCGGTGAAGTTCCAGGTGGACATCACGTATTCCGAGGGGGGGGCGTCCGAGAGCAGGAAAGAGAACGGGATCTACTCCGTGACCTTCACCCTCATATCAG gcccCAGTCGCCGTTTCAAGAGGGTGGTGGAGACAATACAAGCCCAGCTTCTCAGCTCTCATGACCAGCCCTCTGTGCAGGCTCTAGCAG atgagAAGAATGGTCAGCTCTCTCGAGCTCCCGGCACTCCGACACGTCAGAACTCCCGACGGTCGGAGGGCGAGGTGGCGGAGCTTCACCGCAGGGGGTCAGGCAAGGACAAAGCCCGCCTCCTCCCTTCCAATGGGACGCAATCCCAGCCGTAA